One region of Intestinimonas massiliensis (ex Afouda et al. 2020) genomic DNA includes:
- a CDS encoding S-layer homology domain-containing protein, producing the protein MRIKRFLALVLACALTAGLLILPSSAARQPSAFPDITDEATAEAAEILRLLGIVSGTGSGNFEPGRTLTRAEFCKMAVEIMGNGDKVAAQMNRTVFADVPSTHWARGYVAVATQGSSSGSGESAVSTPGIIRGDATGRFHPDRAITGAEAVTILMRILGYHDANVGVGAVWYDGYFSTARSIGLTDGLTLNPTGSITRGQAAILFENLLFTKSKGSDDVYLTTLKGSITDEVLILDVNATAPDGSTGAVETGDGKVYQTDRVPFSDDMEGRQAKLVLDQDGHLLALQVSDKGTQRVVGILSAKYDSFTIPGGETVKVKPATTVWQDGEQKSYKDVYLNLKAGTQALLQYSAAGELEYVFLRDAAASEDATQVLKTKPSGTGTPSYQIYKNGVPATAADLRQYDVTTFDKNTNILYVSDLRLTGVYENASPSPDTPATITLLGQEFPVLSMAYEDLRAFDIGDQMTILLSYDGQVAGAVTASAASSTTVGVVQKVEGGKAYVKPLADIRNAAGEKVVLSGQVSYSDSRAKEMIGQVVTVSAGAKGRISLSKVSGSDAAGVFDVATKKIGSVPLAENVALYERVGNGTPGEIDLEQLTVNKVAASKIVYVHKDYAGKADIVLLDDVTGDQYEYGFLKFTAGAESGDPGDWSYSKQPDTVCVKNSAHPNGSTALVTTEKLKNNAAIGIVASLDTATDGATPKLGAYVLLHSAEVKSSAFDMDSETLTTTDAVFPISRDVQCYNDATDSWFTSTNEDDNFDALNAARAFSSTLTVYYDKSPDEGGKIRLVVAG; encoded by the coding sequence ATGAGAATCAAACGTTTTCTGGCCCTGGTGCTGGCGTGCGCGCTGACGGCGGGACTGCTGATCCTGCCCTCCTCCGCGGCCCGGCAGCCCTCCGCCTTCCCCGACATCACCGACGAGGCCACCGCCGAGGCGGCGGAGATCCTCCGGCTGCTGGGCATCGTCAGCGGCACCGGCTCCGGCAACTTTGAGCCGGGCCGCACCCTGACCCGGGCCGAGTTCTGCAAGATGGCGGTGGAGATCATGGGCAACGGCGACAAGGTCGCCGCCCAGATGAACCGCACCGTCTTTGCCGACGTGCCCTCCACTCACTGGGCCCGTGGCTATGTGGCCGTAGCCACCCAGGGCAGCTCCTCCGGCAGCGGTGAGAGCGCCGTCTCCACCCCAGGCATCATCCGGGGCGACGCCACCGGCCGCTTCCACCCTGACCGGGCCATCACCGGCGCCGAGGCGGTTACCATCCTCATGCGCATCCTGGGCTACCACGATGCCAACGTGGGCGTGGGCGCCGTGTGGTACGACGGGTATTTCAGCACCGCCCGCTCCATCGGGCTCACCGACGGCCTTACGCTGAACCCCACCGGCTCCATCACCCGGGGTCAGGCCGCCATTCTCTTTGAAAACCTCCTCTTCACCAAGTCCAAGGGCAGCGACGACGTGTACCTCACCACCCTGAAGGGCTCGATTACCGACGAGGTGCTCATCCTGGATGTGAACGCCACCGCCCCCGACGGCTCCACCGGCGCAGTGGAGACCGGCGACGGCAAGGTGTACCAGACCGACCGGGTCCCCTTCTCCGACGACATGGAGGGGCGGCAGGCCAAGCTGGTGCTGGATCAGGACGGCCATCTGCTGGCCCTCCAGGTGTCCGACAAGGGCACCCAGCGGGTGGTGGGCATTCTGTCCGCCAAGTACGACTCCTTTACCATCCCCGGCGGCGAGACCGTCAAGGTCAAGCCGGCCACCACAGTCTGGCAGGACGGCGAGCAAAAGAGCTACAAGGACGTCTACCTCAATCTGAAGGCCGGTACCCAGGCCCTGCTGCAGTACTCCGCGGCCGGCGAGTTGGAGTACGTCTTCCTGCGGGACGCCGCGGCCTCCGAGGATGCCACCCAGGTACTCAAAACCAAGCCCAGCGGCACCGGCACCCCCAGCTATCAGATCTACAAAAACGGCGTGCCCGCCACCGCCGCCGACCTGCGGCAGTACGATGTGACCACCTTTGACAAAAACACCAACATCCTGTACGTGTCCGACCTGCGGCTCACCGGCGTGTATGAAAACGCCTCTCCCAGCCCGGACACCCCGGCCACCATTACCCTGCTGGGTCAGGAGTTCCCCGTGCTGTCCATGGCCTATGAGGACCTGCGCGCTTTCGACATCGGCGACCAGATGACCATCCTGCTCTCCTACGACGGCCAGGTGGCCGGCGCGGTCACCGCCAGCGCCGCCAGCTCCACCACCGTGGGCGTGGTCCAGAAGGTAGAGGGCGGCAAGGCCTATGTCAAGCCGCTGGCCGACATCCGCAACGCCGCCGGGGAAAAGGTGGTGCTGTCCGGCCAGGTCTCCTACAGCGACAGCCGGGCCAAAGAGATGATCGGCCAGGTGGTCACCGTCTCCGCCGGGGCCAAGGGGCGCATCAGTCTGAGCAAGGTCTCCGGCTCCGACGCCGCGGGCGTCTTCGACGTGGCGACCAAAAAGATCGGCAGCGTACCGCTGGCCGAAAACGTGGCTCTCTACGAACGGGTGGGCAACGGCACTCCCGGCGAGATCGACCTGGAGCAGCTCACCGTGAACAAGGTCGCCGCCTCCAAGATCGTCTATGTCCATAAGGATTACGCCGGCAAAGCGGACATTGTGCTGCTGGACGACGTGACCGGCGACCAGTACGAGTACGGCTTCCTGAAGTTCACCGCCGGCGCCGAGAGCGGCGACCCGGGGGACTGGTCCTACTCCAAGCAGCCCGACACCGTCTGCGTGAAAAACAGCGCGCACCCGAACGGCAGCACCGCCCTGGTCACCACCGAGAAGCTGAAGAACAACGCGGCCATCGGCATCGTCGCCTCGCTGGACACCGCCACGGACGGCGCTACCCCCAAGCTGGGCGCCTATGTACTGCTGCACTCGGCCGAGGTCAAGAGCTCCGCCTTTGATATGGACAGCGAAACCCTGACCACTACCGACGCCGTCTTCCCCATCTCCCGGGATGTCCAGTGCTACAATGACGCCACCGACTCCTGGTTCACCTCCACCAATGAGGACGACAATTTTGACGCCCTTAACGCCGCCCGCGCCTTCTCCAGCACCCTTACCGTCTACTACGACAAGTCCCCCGACGAGGGCGGCAAGATCCGCCTGGTGGTGGCCGGCTGA
- a CDS encoding ABC transporter permease, producing the protein MNLGQAVKMAAKSISSNKGRSALTMLGIIIGLAAVIILVSYAKGQNMAMAAYYESMGTNQISVYASTWGNSGAVDVGQELYDYCLNLDGVLGISPNGSVWDRPTIKYESKTLSRESSRSYAGGGASVTSYNNSDDYPQIYLGNDKFGLCSGYTISKGRDLSYLDIENLNQVCVLGSATAEYLFSFANPVDKTITINGRPFRVVGVYQSKAAGKELGGGEDAAWMQDSINRMDRMILLPSTMTRYFNNNQPIEEYVVKAKDSDSVKKVTTSLNGFLSGLINTNYGSYGVYPVDTWAKESTEANAMQQRFLGGIAAISLLVGGIGIMNIMLVTVTERTREIGIRKAIGAERRSIITQFLIEAAMICGIGGVFGIIVGYLGTMIVGKLSFETILIPSAGITVGAFFISVALGILFGMYPAIKASALQPVEALRAE; encoded by the coding sequence ATGAATCTGGGCCAAGCAGTCAAGATGGCCGCCAAGTCCATCTCCTCCAACAAGGGCCGCTCCGCCCTGACCATGCTGGGCATCATCATCGGCCTGGCCGCCGTCATCATTCTGGTGTCCTACGCCAAGGGCCAGAACATGGCCATGGCCGCCTACTACGAGAGTATGGGCACCAACCAGATCTCGGTCTATGCCTCCACCTGGGGCAACTCGGGCGCGGTGGACGTGGGGCAGGAGCTGTACGACTACTGCCTGAATCTGGATGGTGTGCTGGGCATCTCCCCCAACGGTTCGGTCTGGGACCGCCCCACCATTAAGTATGAGTCCAAGACCCTCAGCCGGGAATCCAGCCGCAGCTATGCCGGCGGAGGCGCTTCGGTGACCAGTTACAACAACAGCGATGACTATCCCCAAATCTATTTGGGCAACGACAAGTTCGGGCTGTGCAGCGGCTATACCATCTCTAAGGGCCGGGACCTGAGCTATCTGGACATCGAGAACCTCAATCAGGTCTGCGTGCTAGGCTCGGCCACGGCGGAGTACCTCTTCTCCTTTGCCAATCCGGTGGATAAGACCATCACCATCAATGGGAGACCCTTCCGGGTGGTGGGCGTCTACCAGAGCAAGGCCGCCGGCAAGGAGCTTGGAGGCGGCGAGGACGCCGCGTGGATGCAGGATTCCATCAACCGTATGGACCGGATGATCCTGCTCCCCTCCACCATGACCCGCTACTTCAACAACAACCAGCCCATCGAGGAATATGTGGTAAAAGCCAAGGACTCCGACTCCGTCAAGAAGGTCACCACCAGCCTCAACGGCTTCCTCTCCGGCCTCATCAACACCAACTACGGCAGCTACGGCGTTTACCCGGTGGATACCTGGGCCAAGGAGTCCACGGAGGCCAACGCCATGCAGCAGCGCTTTCTGGGCGGCATCGCCGCCATCTCCCTGCTGGTGGGCGGCATCGGCATCATGAACATCATGCTGGTCACCGTCACCGAGCGCACCCGGGAGATCGGCATCCGCAAGGCCATCGGCGCCGAGCGGAGGAGCATCATTACCCAATTTCTCATCGAGGCGGCCATGATCTGCGGCATCGGCGGCGTATTCGGCATCATCGTGGGGTATCTGGGGACCATGATCGTGGGCAAGCTGTCCTTTGAGACCATCCTCATCCCCAGCGCAGGCATTACGGTTGGGGCGTTCTTCATTTCCGTGGCCCTGGGTATCCTCTTCGGCATGTATCCCGCCATCAAGGCCTCCGCCCTGCAGCCGGTGGAAGCCCTGCGGGCCGAATAG